One genomic region from Apteryx mantelli isolate bAptMan1 chromosome 7, bAptMan1.hap1, whole genome shotgun sequence encodes:
- the AIFM2 gene encoding ferroptosis suppressor protein 1 — translation MGSKLSVDDSVRVVIVGGGFGGIAAASQLKSWAIPFVLVDMRDAFHHNVGALRASVESGFAKKTFISFSVTFGDSFRQGKVVGIDPGKQQVLLSDGEELHYSHLILATGSDGPFPGKFNKVIDMESAIQTYEDMVKEIEKSQRILVVGGGSAGVEMAAEIKTEYPAKEVTLIHSKIALAEVELLHSVRQEVKEILLRKGVRLLLSERVSNLENFTPNQFQKNMVVMTEKGTEVIADMVILCTGIKINSSAYASAFADKLASNGALKVNQHLQLEGYENIYAIGDCADLKEPKMAYHAGLHANIVVTNIINSLTHKSLKTYQPGSLTFLLSMGKNDGIGQINGCYVGRLLVTIAKSRDLFVSKSWKTMGQTMPY, via the exons ATGGGCTCCAAGCTGTCTGTGGACGACTCTGTGCGCGTTGTGATTGTTGGAGGCGGCTTTGGAGGCATCGCAGCTGCCAGCCAGCTGAAGTCCTGGGCAATCCCCTTTGTGCTGGTGGATATGAGAGATGCTTTCCATCACAACGTCGGTGCCCTCCGGGCCTCAGTGGAGAGCG GATTTGCCAAGAAGACTTTCAtctccttctctgtcaccttTGGGGACAGCTTTCGACAAGGCAAAGTTGTTGGAATAGACCCTGGGAAGCAACAAGTCTTGCTAAGTGACGGTGAG GAACTTCACTACTCCCATCTCATTCTTGCAACAGGCAGTGATGGGCCATTCCCTGGGAAGTTCAACAAAGTCATTGACATGGAAAGTGCCATCCAGACCTATGAGGACATGGTCAAGGAG ATTGAAAAATCTCAGCGCATCCTGGTTGTGGGAGGTGGTTCTGCTGGAGTCGAGATGGCTGCAGAGATCAAAACAGAGTACCCAGCCAAAGAG GTCACCCTCATTCACTCAAAAATTGCACTAGCTGAAGTGGAGCTGCTACATAGTGTCCGTCAGGAGGTGAAAGAGATTCTCCTCAGGAAAGGAGTGCGCCTCCTGTTAA GTGAAAGGGTCAGCAACCTTGAGAACTTCACTCCAAACCAGTTCCAGAAGAATATGGTAGTAATGACAGAAAAGGGCACAGAGGTTATTGCTGACATGGTGATCCTGTGCACAGGGATAAAGATTAACTCTTCAGCGTATGCCAGTGCATTTG CGGATAAACTGGCAAGTAACGGTGCTTTGAAAGTTAACCAGCACCTCCAACTGGAAGGCTATGAGAACATCTATGCCATTGGGGACTGTGCAGATCTGAAGGAACCAAAGATGGCCTACCATGCTGGGCTCCATGCCAACATTGTGGTGACAAATATCATCAACAGCCTGACACACAAGTCTCTTAAAACCTACCAGCCAG GGTCACTAACATTCCTGCTTTCAATGGGCAAGAATGATGGGATAGGCCAGATTAATGGTTGCTATGTGGGACGTCTCTTGGTGACTATTGCCAAGAGCCGGGACCTTTTTGTCTCCAAGAGCTGGAAGACAATGGGGCAGACAATGCCCTACTAG